One genomic region from Gemmobacter aquarius encodes:
- a CDS encoding translocation/assembly module TamB domain-containing protein: protein MRKWLIAAAFALLPLASPAQDTAEADKSYLAALLEENLSGAGRQVTITGFSGALSSRATIQSLAIADATGVWITLNGVTLDWSRSALLRGVVDVTELSAREIILTRPPVSETAPSPEASGFSLPDLPVSIEIGRIAADRIVLGQTVLGEALEARLEASMSLSGGEGQAALVLERTDSGPQGKLTLDAAYSNETNQLVLNLQAAEAAGGIAVRKLGLPGAPATELSIKGTGPLDAFAADIGLRSDGADRLSGSVTVNATENGGRGFDADLSGDLAPLFLPQYAEFFGPEISLTARGESRADGVLDLQAFDLTAQAIRLSGAVQLGPDAVPLRLNVQGRLGLPDGSPVLLPLSGENETRVRSADISVGYNATVGTGWRGRISVEGLDRKGLRADRFTLNGAGSITQSNGRPATFDADFRFSGEGITPDDPALAAALGPVLSGNARLQAEQGANGLTINRLSLQGADYALTANGLLDGLDTGFKVAGKATATMQDLSRVSALAGRPLSGAATLEFEGEGSPLAGTFDILATLNGQDVTLNQPQADRLLSGPSRIVMAAARSTAGTQLKTLTVAAGALSASATGSITSAGTDLVADVTLGDLAALDPSWGGSLTGKVGFQGVPATGRITATATGTNLRVGQAQADRLIAGTSDLSLDLGLTDGRITINAARLTTPQLTASATGTASAERRDIDIDARLANLGLFLPQFPGPVTVSGSASDDGTGYDLNLRATGPGQIDTTVTGRMAQDFASANLAIRGSLQSGLISPFLSGRVISGPIRFDLGLNGPLALSSLSGTASLSGGRIADPRLAFGFESVSLNANLNAGRARVDAATNLTSGGRITASGSVALAAPFDANLQIALQGAILRDPRLFQTVANGNLTLTGPLTAGGLVAGRIALGETEIRIPSTGLGGTADLTDLRHVNESAAVRATRGRAGLLGVSGTGSGAQTRPLTLNLTISAPSQVFIRGRGLDAELGGELTLRGTTDNIQPAGAFSLIRGRLDILGRRLVLTEATMLLEGDFVPTLAIAASTESEGVTSIVRIDGPATSPDITFTSNPELPEEEVLSRLLFGRGLENLSPLQAAQLANAVATLAGRGGIGIIGRLRQGFGLDDFDVQTDATGATSLTLGKYLAKNVYTEVEVGQDGQSQINLNLDVSRSLTVRGSAGSGGQTGIGLFWERDY from the coding sequence ATGCGGAAATGGCTTATCGCGGCGGCGTTCGCCCTGCTCCCCCTCGCCTCGCCCGCGCAAGACACGGCCGAGGCCGACAAAAGCTATCTTGCGGCGCTTCTGGAAGAAAACCTGTCCGGCGCGGGCCGTCAGGTCACCATCACCGGCTTTTCCGGCGCGCTTTCGTCGCGTGCCACGATCCAAAGCCTCGCCATCGCAGATGCCACCGGCGTCTGGATCACCTTGAACGGCGTCACGCTGGACTGGAGCCGTTCGGCCCTGCTGCGCGGCGTGGTCGACGTGACCGAACTTTCCGCGCGCGAAATCATCCTGACCCGCCCCCCTGTCAGCGAAACCGCCCCCTCGCCTGAAGCGAGCGGCTTTTCCCTGCCCGATCTGCCGGTTTCCATCGAAATCGGCCGCATCGCCGCCGACCGCATCGTCTTGGGCCAAACCGTCCTGGGCGAGGCGCTGGAAGCACGTCTCGAAGCCTCGATGTCGCTTTCGGGCGGCGAGGGGCAGGCCGCGCTCGTCCTAGAACGCACCGACAGCGGGCCACAAGGCAAGCTGACACTCGACGCCGCCTATTCCAACGAAACCAACCAGCTTGTCCTGAACCTGCAGGCAGCCGAAGCCGCAGGCGGCATCGCCGTCCGCAAACTCGGCCTTCCCGGTGCGCCCGCGACCGAACTTTCGATAAAGGGCACAGGCCCGCTCGATGCCTTCGCCGCCGATATCGGCCTTCGCAGCGACGGGGCAGACCGGCTTTCGGGCAGCGTCACCGTCAACGCGACCGAAAATGGCGGGCGCGGGTTTGACGCCGATCTGTCAGGCGACCTTGCCCCCCTGTTCCTGCCGCAATATGCCGAATTCTTTGGCCCCGAAATCAGCCTGACCGCACGGGGCGAATCCCGCGCCGACGGGGTGCTCGACCTGCAGGCCTTTGACCTGACCGCGCAGGCGATCCGGCTGTCGGGCGCGGTGCAACTCGGTCCCGATGCCGTACCACTGCGCCTGAACGTGCAGGGGCGGCTTGGCCTGCCTGACGGGTCGCCCGTCTTGCTGCCACTTTCCGGCGAGAATGAAACCCGCGTCCGTTCCGCCGACATCTCGGTCGGCTACAACGCTACGGTTGGCACCGGCTGGCGGGGCCGCATCAGCGTCGAGGGGCTTGACCGCAAGGGCCTGCGCGCCGACCGATTCACCCTGAACGGCGCGGGCAGCATCACCCAATCAAACGGCAGACCGGCCACCTTTGACGCCGATTTCCGCTTTTCCGGCGAAGGCATCACCCCCGACGACCCCGCCCTTGCCGCAGCTCTCGGCCCCGTCCTTTCCGGAAACGCCCGCCTGCAAGCAGAACAGGGCGCAAACGGCCTGACCATCAACCGCCTGTCTCTGCAAGGCGCGGACTACGCGCTGACGGCAAACGGCCTGCTCGACGGACTCGACACCGGCTTTAAGGTCGCAGGCAAAGCCACGGCGACGATGCAAGACCTGTCGCGCGTCTCGGCTCTTGCCGGTCGCCCGCTGTCGGGTGCCGCAACGCTAGAATTCGAAGGCGAGGGCAGCCCCCTTGCCGGAACCTTCGACATCCTCGCCACCCTGAACGGGCAGGATGTCACGCTGAACCAGCCGCAGGCCGACCGCCTGCTGTCCGGCCCCTCGCGCATCGTCATGGCCGCAGCGCGCAGCACCGCTGGCACGCAGCTCAAAACCCTGACAGTCGCGGCGGGCGCGCTTTCCGCATCGGCCACAGGCAGCATCACCTCGGCGGGAACCGATCTTGTGGCGGATGTCACGCTTGGCGACCTTGCGGCGCTCGACCCGTCATGGGGCGGCAGCCTGACCGGAAAGGTCGGCTTTCAGGGCGTTCCCGCCACGGGCCGCATCACCGCCACCGCCACCGGCACCAACCTGCGTGTCGGCCAAGCACAGGCCGATCGCCTGATCGCCGGAACCTCTGACCTTTCGCTCGACCTCGGGCTGACCGACGGGCGCATCACCATCAACGCGGCCAGATTGACGACACCGCAACTGACCGCCAGCGCCACGGGCACCGCCAGCGCAGAACGGCGCGATATCGACATCGACGCCCGCCTTGCCAACCTTGGCCTGTTCCTGCCCCAATTCCCCGGCCCCGTCACCGTATCGGGCAGCGCGAGCGACGATGGCACGGGCTATGACCTGAACCTGCGCGCCACCGGTCCGGGCCAGATCGACACCACCGTGACCGGCCGCATGGCGCAAGATTTCGCCAGCGCCAATCTTGCCATCAGGGGCAGCCTGCAATCGGGGCTGATCTCGCCCTTCCTGTCGGGCCGCGTCATTTCCGGCCCTATCCGCTTCGACCTTGGCCTGAACGGCCCGCTTGCGCTGTCGTCACTGTCCGGCACGGCGTCACTGTCGGGCGGCCGCATCGCCGACCCCCGCCTCGCCTTTGGCTTCGAATCCGTGTCGCTGAACGCCAACCTGAACGCAGGCCGCGCCCGCGTCGATGCCGCAACCAACCTGACCAGCGGCGGGCGCATCACGGCCAGCGGCAGCGTGGCGTTGGCGGCCCCCTTCGATGCAAACCTGCAAATCGCCTTGCAAGGCGCCATCCTGCGCGACCCGCGCCTGTTCCAGACCGTGGCCAACGGCAACCTTACCCTGACAGGCCCGCTGACGGCAGGCGGGCTGGTCGCCGGACGCATCGCGCTTGGCGAAACCGAAATCCGCATCCCCTCGACCGGCCTTGGCGGCACCGCCGACCTGACCGACCTGCGCCATGTCAACGAATCCGCCGCCGTCCGCGCCACGCGGGGCCGCGCTGGCCTTCTGGGCGTCAGCGGTACCGGCAGCGGCGCACAAACCCGCCCGCTCACCCTGAACCTGACGATCTCGGCCCCGTCGCAGGTCTTCATCCGTGGCCGCGGTCTCGATGCCGAACTCGGGGGTGAACTGACGCTGCGCGGCACCACCGACAACATCCAACCCGCCGGAGCCTTCAGCCTGATCCGCGGGCGGCTCGACATCCTCGGCCGCCGGCTTGTGCTGACCGAAGCGACCATGCTGCTCGAGGGCGATTTCGTCCCCACCCTCGCCATCGCGGCATCGACGGAAAGCGAAGGCGTCACCAGCATCGTCCGCATCGACGGCCCCGCCACCAGCCCCGACATCACCTTTACCTCGAACCCCGAACTCCCCGAGGAAGAAGTGCTCTCGCGACTGCTTTTCGGGCGTGGCCTTGAAAACCTGTCGCCGCTTCAGGCAGCCCAGCTAGCCAACGCCGTCGCCACCCTCGCCGGACGCGGCGGGATCGGGATCATCGGCCGCCTGCGTCAGGGCTTCGGCCTCGATGATTTCGATGTGCAGACCGATGCCACGGGCGCGACCAGCCTTACCTTGGGCAAATACCTCGCGAAAAATGTCTACACCGAGGTCGAGGTGGGCCAAGACGGCCAAAGCCAGATCAACCTGAATCTCGACGTCTCGAGAAGCCTGACGGTTCGGGGCAGCGCGGGCAGCGGCGGTCAAACCGGCATCGGCCTGTTCTGGGAGCGCGACTATTAA